ctggccttcctcagtgggttaagaatctggcattgctgtgagctgtggtgtaggttgcagatgcagcttggatcccatattgctgtggctgtgctgaaggccagcagctacagctctgattcaacccctagcctgggaacctccatatgccatgggcgtggctgtaaaaagacaaaaaaatctagcAGTAAATTGAGCACTGTTTACTGTTTCATTGTACCAAGAAATCTTTTGACTTTCATctgttttaatgtatttctgaAGCAAGACAATACTCCCAAAATATCATTAAGACCATGATGAgagcatttataattttgatgcaCTGAgaaggacatttctttttttttaattttctcatttattctaataatttGCTAGTGggttgttttgcattttcttttttcttttatttatttatttatttatttatttatttatttctgctgtacagcatggggaccaagttacacatacatgtatacatagtttttcctccctttgttgtgttgcgatgtaacaatctagacatagttctcaatgctacacagcaggatctcattgtaaatccattccaagagcaatagtttgcatgtgttaatcccaagctcctgatccctcccactccctccctctccctctgggcagccacatgtctattctccaagtctatgattttcttttctgtggaaaggttcatttatgctgtatattagattcctgttataagtgatatcatacagtatttgtctgagAAAGACATTTCCTATGGTTTTTAAGATGCTTGGACATTGGCATCTTTGGCTTACAAAATCAACAATGCATCTGAAAAACaaccaaattattttttgctgaaaatagatttgtttttccttttagggccacacctgtggcatatggaacttcctggggtaggagttgaattggagctgcagcttccacccttcaccagagccacagcaatgcaggatctgaaccacatctgtgacctatgccacagctgtggcaatgccagatccttaacccattgagtgaaaccagggatcgaacctgcatcctcatggatattagttgggttcttaaacccactgatcCAAAATAGGAATATAAAACTAGATGtttttacatgaaaaatactgtatgaattttactttttttaaaaaaaccctgtattccttttatttctttttcttttctgattgctgtagctagcacttataatttccttcaagatattttcttttgaataaatacGCCGGGTATTTGGTGCAAGAAGACTAACTTTTTGTCTGTCTTGGCTTTTGACATGCCTTCCTCATTAAGcttatttatttctatcttttgATTTAAACTGAGAGACATGAGGATTTCTTTCACCTGAACATCTAGAGGCCACTGTAGTGTTATTAACTGGACTAATTTCATTATCTTGTGTCTCAGGGGATAGAAAGAtagaaggagaggcagagagatcaGGAAATATATGTTTTCTTGGGCAGTCAGAACCCACATTTATTCACTGTATTACATGGGTGTAGTTCATGGATACATCAAACAGTTGCAATAATAACATTGAAGATCACTAATCACGATAACCATAAcatcataataataatgaaatcatttgaaatattgtgagaattacctaaatgtgacacagagacacaaaatcaGCAAGTGCTATTGGAAAGATAGCACTAACAAAACTGAATGAGTGATTGCCACAAATCtccaatttgttaaaaaaaagcagtatctgtgaagcaAGATAGAGTGAACCATAGCAAAATGAGGTATCCCTTTATATAATAAAACCAGTTAATTAAAACTCTTGTGCATTTTCTTGAATTATATGTCAATGAAAATAAGCAATATGTATACCTAATTTTTGTAAGGTTTCATCAGCAAATTTAGTATATTAACATGTGCAATTTTTGCATATTGTTATGCTACAATAAATTAACTAAAAAGATGTCATAATTTAAGACTCAAGGTAGGCTCTATTGCATCACAGTTTATAGGGATGGGAGATATGTCTTCTAATTGGATAGAAAGCAATATGTCATATGTGGACTATAATACCAGTGGCATTAAATCGAGACAATTCATATTCGAtaagcttctttttttctaaaccatAAGATTAACCTACACATATAAGTAGAGTAAACTGACACAAATTGGCTCAAGGCAGAAAGGAACCGTAGTCTCATACAACATCATGAATAAGCTACGGACACAATGTGGAGAGTCATGGCTGACTAAAGACTCATGAATGTTCAAGCAGAGATCAGAATAACTCCCTACCATATAATCTAAGTCAATAATAAAGGCATTATATTCAACCATTTAATTTAGGACCACTTGTTTGCAGCTTAGCTAAGCGACACAATAATTACCAGCAATTATAATAATctgttacttaaattttttttacgaAGTGTTCTGATATTGGAGATACAATtcaagatttttctgtttttcaagattatttcaGTAACTATTATCATGTGACTCTACTGAGGTTTGTTCCAGgcatgaaaaggaaatattttctgaaatatttgtgaaatattttcatagtaataaaatatatgatttaaaaatttaaaaatttttttcttcatgttaagGTCAACTCTGACACAAAGATAATATTAGGACAATCCTTTTATTCAGATATGAGTTTTCATGTAGATTGCGCTGGAAGATGTATATTTGAAAACTACTTTTTGCTCCTGATTGTGTAGGCATTGTGGACCCTGAGTAGAATAAGATAATAAAATCAAGATACCAGTTGGATGTAAAATGTATGTTGTCAGTAAGAGCATGGAagttatgaaagagaaaagaattactGACCCAAAGTGAAAATTTTGGTTTCAGATTTTCACCGAAATGAATTTACATGAGCTTAGTTGTCACgtgtttttttttcaatgtaagtTTGAACAGGTCATGACTATTCTCCGAGGAAACCTAGAGAAAAGTATATTTGGGAAAATACATGTCTGAGaagaaattattctttaattttatttaattcatttttattgaaatggaGTAGATTTCTACTGTGTttatttctactgaacagcaaagtgattcagctatacatttatatacattcttttaaaatattcttttccatcatggtttatcgtaggacattgaatatttttctctgtgctatacagtaggaccttgtttttatcttttccatatataatagcttacatctgctaaccccaacctcccattcCATCCCCCCCCAACACTCTTACCCTTGGCAATCACAGTCTGTGAGAAGaagttatctatttattttggctatgcctgcagcatggggaagttcttgggccagggatggagcacATGCCACAGCattaaccagagccatggcagagacaacaccagatgtTTAACCTGATGAGACACCAGAAAACTCCAGaggagaaattattattattatattttttgtctttttgccttttctagggccactcccacagcatatggagattccaaggctagggatctaatcggagctgtagccgccagcctatgccagagccacagcaatgtgggatctgagccacatcttcaacctatgacacagctcaaagcaacacaggatctttaacccactgagcaaggccagggatcgaacttgcaatctcatggttcccagttggattcattaaccacagagccacaatggcaacttccaGAAGTAATTATTCTTAAGTAATCTATGTTGCCTCATAAAATAaatgggtaaattttttttttagtatttctgcGCTAAAATTGGGAAAACTGGTGAAAGtaggaaaatgaacaaatgagaaaCCTGCCTATACACCAGAAAGAGTGGAAAGCTTCAACAagtgagttatataagttgtatAAAGGGTTAAAGTAAATAAAGAGGAATTGcaggaaataaatagaaagagcAAGTTTAACATCTCAGATCTGATCAAAGAATAGTAATTTCTGCTTCTGAGGATTGAGCCTGCTTCGAAGGCACTTCTTTAGACTCAGAATgacttgcctttttatttatttatttatttattattatttacaaatgtttttccaccgtacagcatggggaccaagttacacatgcatgtatacatagtttttcctcccattgttgtgttgcaatgtaactatctagacatagttctcagtgctacacagcaggatctcattgtacatccattccaagagcaatggTTTGCAAGCTCCtgatgcctcccactccctccctctcccccgggcAGCCACACTTCTATtacccaagtccatgattttcttttcatttgtgctgtatattagattccaactataaatgatatcatatggtatttgtctttctctttctgacttattgcactcagtatgagagtctctagttccatccatgttgctgcaaatggcattgtgtcattcttttttatgtgactTGCCTTTTTATAACTGCCATCTGAATGACTTTTTTCAGAGCCCTCTTTATGTCTTTGTTCCTGAGACTATAGATAAAGGGATTCAGCATGGGTGTTACCACTGTGTACATCACTGTGGCTATTGTACTTAAGTGGGAACTGTGGGTAGGAGTAGAGCTGAGATAGACTCCTACACCTGAACAGTAATATAGGAAGACAACCAAGAGGTGAGACGCACAGGTGGAAAGTGCTTTATACTTCCCCCCAGCTGATGCCATTCCATGTATAGATGAAATGATCTTAGAGTAAGAGTAAAGGATACCGGCCAGAGGACCACCACCAATCAGTAGGGCTGTAAAATACATAATTGTATCATTAAGAAAAGTGTCACAAGCAAGTTGAACAATTTGTTTGATTTCACAGAAAAAGTGAGGGATTTCCAAGTCCATACAGAAAGACAGTCGCAGCACCAGTAAGCTTTCTAACAAGGAATGGAGGGCACTGATGATCCAGGACACCAGAACCAGCAGTCCACAGAGCCGGGGGTTCATGATGACTGTGTAGTGTAGGGGGTGGCAGATGGCTAAGAAGCGATCATAAGCCATTACACTCAGAATAAAATCATCCAACACTGCAAAGAGTATGTAAAAATACATCTGGCTGATGCAGCCTTCATAGGATATAACTTTGCTCCGGGTGTGTATATTTATTAGCATCTTTAGGATTGTTGTTGTGGTGAAACAGATATCTACAAAGGAGAGATTTGAGAGAaaaaagtacatgggtgtgtggaggtgaGAGTCTGAACTGGcagccaggatgatgagcaggtttccAAACACAGTGATGAGGTACATGGAGAGGAAAAGTCCAAATATGAGGGGCTGCAACTCTGGTTCCTTTGATAATCCCTGAAGAAAAAATCCTGAATTTTGTGTATAGTTGCCTGGAACCATATGGTGGTGGTGATTACTAGGCATGGAGAAGATAACACGATTAGTTTTTACACAAATGGAATGGGTATTACTAACAGTTGAAATGTTGCTATTTGTATTTTACATCCAAGAAATAAATCTGTACGTTTTGTACAAATTATTGCTTCTAAGAGTCTTTTCATGACATCTATGACTAGTAATTCTcttagagagagacagaaaagataGAGATACAAGTGGGAAAAAGATACGAAATGTTCAGGTAGATATGCTAGATAGCGTATAATGAGAAGAAAACTCTCAGAGTCCCCCCAAGGGATCATATATTTCTTAGTTTTAGTGAGAAGTGCTTTCATGCATTAGAGGAATACATGTTGACTATTGACCATCTTCTAGGTAAAAGTATAGGGTGctggaaataaaacaaagcatatAATGATAGCacaagaatataagaaaataaatatcatatatcgTGTCTCATGTTGAAATAtgctctgaagaaagaaaaactatatattaaaaaccatgGTTGgggatgctatttttttttactgggaGTTCAGAAGACCtgtaaatgatgaaataaaagctGGATACATGAAGACATTGGAAGCGGGGGGAAGATACTGGAAGTGTGGGAGGAAGATATTTCCTGTAGgggaaagagccagagaaaagaCCTTTAGGAAggctcttttttaaatatttaaaactgaaagttttGCCAGTGCGGTGGTGAGGGAATGAGCAAGAGGGTGTAATGAGAAATGGTAGAGAATGTTGAGGAATGGAGTGGCCTCCCTGCTACAGCTGAAACTTCAAGACACAGGGAGTACATAGCTTATGCACTGTTCCTTGTACTTTATTACTTTTTGAATCTTGTGAGTATAAATCTTCATCTGTTGGTTAACATTCCAGTATCTGTATTTTAAGGGTCACATTTTGATGTATGTGGTCTGGGTACCGCTGCCCTGAGAACTGCTCATTCCCAACAAAATACACTTATACATACAAAACTGACATATCTACAAGCACAATCACATACACAGTACACTATGATTCCCAGGGTGGTGATAATGATAGGTTTTGCTCACCCAAGTCACAATAATTAGTAAAACAATGCTACGAGGGAAGCTTTCAACCTTAGATTATCTTAAAGGATGTAGAAATAGGAGTGATGTCAGCATCATGAAAGGGTGAGATGTTCCTTTGCCTTTAATCTTCAACCTACAACCAGCAAAATATCCACAGTTCAACAAAGGCACTTCTTCCCAACACAACAAGACACAAGAGAATTTCACTCATTTGTACATCTAAAGGTGGGCAGACTGTAAGGTACAGAGGAGGTGGAACTGTGAGAAGAGTAAATGTGGTGTCTGTGATCCTAGGCCCCTGGTTGGTGCAGCTAAGCCTGTAGCCCCAGAGTACCAGGTAGGATCAGGGAATTAAGTACACAAAACGCCAGTATTCTTATCTCCGCAGAGCCCATGGCTATAAGGAACTGGGAAGCAGTGGGAGTACGGCCTATGGGTCCTTCCATTCACAGAAGTGCCCATGACTCTGCCTCCACAACTTTGTGTCCATAGTGGAAGTGCCTGTGAACCTGACAAGTGCAGTACAAAAATAGCTGTGACCCTGCCTGCCCCCCTACTTTTATCCTGCCCCTGCAGTGGCAGAACCTGAGACCCAGGAGACCATAGACATAACAAATATGTCCACCTTCAAGATGCGTCTGGTGGCTATGTCAGCAACACCAGCAACAGCAAGGTGCTAATGACCCTGAAGACACAAGCAGAAACACAGGCACTATGCAATACCTATGACATAGCAATACCTATGACAGAGGCAGTGGTGGGTGGAGAGGGACAATTCTCAAATACAACCAGAAGCAGCTCAGgtaagagaaatcaaaactttgAGCCATAGTGCCACCTACTGAAACCAAAACTGTGTCTAATTAATAATCTGTTGAATCATTTGAatcaagcaaaaaacaaaacaaaacaaacaaataaaaaacacagttACTAGCACAGATATTAAAgggaaaagtaataaaaataactac
The window above is part of the Phacochoerus africanus isolate WHEZ1 unplaced genomic scaffold, ROS_Pafr_v1 Scaffold_21, whole genome shotgun sequence genome. Proteins encoded here:
- the LOC125119264 gene encoding olfactory receptor 7A17-like, yielding MPSNHHHHMVPGNYTQNSGFFLQGLSKEPELQPLIFGLFLSMYLITVFGNLLIILAASSDSHLHTPMYFFLSNLSFVDICFTTTTILKMLINIHTRSKVISYEGCISQMYFYILFAVLDDFILSVMAYDRFLAICHPLHYTVIMNPRLCGLLVLVSWIISALHSLLESLLVLRLSFCMDLEIPHFFCEIKQIVQLACDTFLNDTIMYFTALLIGGGPLAGILYSYSKIISSIHGMASAGGKYKALSTCASHLLVVFLYYCSGVGVYLSSTPTHSSHLSTIATVMYTVVTPMLNPFIYSLRNKDIKRALKKVIQMAVIKRQVT